A region from the Benincasa hispida cultivar B227 chromosome 10, ASM972705v1, whole genome shotgun sequence genome encodes:
- the LOC120088184 gene encoding GTPase Der yields MAALKLWYTSTFFSFTPSKSLSRPSPLAATPSISSCFPVPPSLSSSNLFGCHKSSSLSFRTLCECTAVTGNTGLPENYVDAEGEDPGEFDDEFDDEDYSIDVEALEEEAKDVLRDYSSSLSLELRIDDELNDQPETRRKKKRNTTPRNLIPDHLLPRVAIVGRPNVGKSALFNRLVGGNRAIVVDEPGVTRDRLYGRSFWGNNEFMVVDTGGVLSVSKTQNDVMEELAISTTIGMDGIPLASREAAVARMPSMIERQATAAVEESSVVIFLVDGQAGLTAADEEIAYWLRRNYSDKFTILAVNKCESPRKGMMQASEFWSLGFTPLPVSALSGTGTGELLDLVCSRLQKIESPDDLHEEEDYIPAIAIVGRPNVGKSSILNALVGEDRTIVSPISGTTRDAIDTEFTGQDGQKFRLIDTAGIRKRAAVASSGSMTESLSVNRAFRAIRRSDVVALVIEALACITEQDCKIAERIEKEGKGCLIVVNKWDTIPNKNQQTAMYYEQDVREKLRCLDWAPIVYSTAIAGHSVDKIITAASAVEKERSRRLTTSILNQVLQEALAFKAPPRTRGGKRGRVYYCTQAAIRPPTFVFFVNDAKLFPETYRRYIEKQLRADAGFPGTPIRLLWRSRRKMERDEAKGTTKAHTNLIQRDREVSFAI; encoded by the exons ATGGCTGCTCTGAAGCTCTGGTACACTtcaactttcttctctttcactCCATCTAAATCTCTCTCTAGGCCTTCTCCGCTTGCTGCCACTCCTTCAATTTCTTCCTGTTTCCCTGTTCCACCTTCACTTTCCTCGTCAAACTTATTCGGTTGCCACAAATCTTCCTCGCTCTCGTTTCGAACGCTTTGCGAATGCACTGCGGTTACTGGTAATACTGGACTCCCTGAAAATTACGTAGATGCCGAAGGAGAGGATCCGGGAGAGTTCGATGACGAATTTGACGATGAGGATTACTCCATTGATGTGGAGGCTCTGGAAGAAGAAGCCAAAGACGTTCTTCGAGATTATTCTAGCTCTTTATCTCTCGAACTAAGAATCG ATGATGAATTGAATGATCAACCAGAGACTCGTCGGAAGAAGAAGCGTAACACTACACCTAGAAATTTA ATCCCAGACCATCTTCTTCCAAGAGTCGCAATTGTTGGAAGGCCAAATGTTGGTAAATCTGCATTGTTTAATAGACTTGTTGGG GGGAACAGGGCTATTGTCGTGGATGAACCTGGCGTTACTAGGGATCGGTTATATGGTAGATCCTTTTGGGGGAACAATGAATTTATGGTGGTGGATACAGGAGGGGTTCTTTCTGTCTCGAAAACACAAAATGATGTTATGGAGGAATTGGCTATCTCGACAACCATAGGCATGGATGGCATTCCCCTTGCTTCCAGGGAAGCAGCTGTTGCAAGGATGCCGTCAATGATTGAGAGGCAAGCTACAGCAGCTGTGGAAGAATCATCTGTTGTCATATTCCTTGTGGATGGCCAG GCAGGTCTAACTGCAGCAGATGAAGAAATTGCTTATTGGCTCCGTAGAAACTACTCAGATAAGTTTACAATTCTTGCAGTTAACAAGTGTGAGTCTCCGCGTAAAGGAATGATGCAGGCATCAGAGTTTTGGTCTTTGGG GTTTACACCTCTTCCAGTATCTGCTCTATCTGGAACTGGGACTGGAGAGCTTCTCGATCTTGTATGTTCCAGACTACAAAAAATTGAG AGTCCTGACGATCttcatgaagaagaagattacaTTCCAGCTATAGCAATTGTTGGTCGACCTAATGTTGGTAAAAGTAGTATTTTGAATGCTTTGGTCGGAGAGGACAGAACAATTGTCAGCCCAATCAGTGGAACTACCCGTGATGCTATTGATACTGAATTTACAGGACAAGATGGTCAG AAATTCCGATTAATTGACACTGCTGGAATTAGAAAACGGGCTGCTGTAGCATCATCTGGTAGCATGACTGAGTCTCTATCTGTCAATCGAGCATTTCGTGCAATTCGTCGTTCTGATGTAGTGGCTCTTGTCATTGAAGCCCTGGCTTGTATCACTGAACAG GATTGCAAAATAGCCGAAAGAATTGAGAAAGAAGGAAAAGGTTGCCTAATAGTTGTCAACAAGTGGGATACTATCCCAAATAAAAACCAACAGACGGCAATGTATTATGAGCAAGATGTTAGGGAGAAGCTACGTTGTCTTGATTGGGCACCTATTGTGTACTCGACTGCAATAGCTGGTCACAGTGTCGACAA GATTATAACTGCTGCTAGTGCAGTTGAAAAGGAGAGATCTAGAAGGCTAACTACTTCCATACTAAATCAAGTACTACAGGAAGCATTAGCTTTTAAGGCACCCCCAAGGACTAGGGGTGGCAAGAGAGGACGTGTTTACTACTGCACGCAG GCTGCTATAAGGCCACCCACGTTCGTTTTTTTTGTAAATGATGCAAAGCTTTTCCCTGAGACATATCGGCGGTATATAGAGAAGCAACTGCGTGCAGATGCAGGTTTTCCTGGAACACCGATTCGACTTCTTTGGCGAAGTAGAAGAAAAATGGAGAGGGATGAAG CTAAGGGTACGACAAAGGCACATACTAATCTAATACAACGAGATAGAGAAGTTTCTTTCGCAATATGA